The proteins below come from a single Stomoxys calcitrans chromosome 1, idStoCalc2.1, whole genome shotgun sequence genomic window:
- the LOC131994090 gene encoding uncharacterized protein LOC131994090, whose protein sequence is MKNPQLLFGQPNNMLDVAALAAFTIYNEMKPIKRSDRRRSFLLLLMKQLATPNIEERALNNHITSYPRIRNAMEAFDVRVLPRPMEGNVPSFAARSSRPSCRLCRSEYGRQRKTRAYCFGCGNAVCGEHSTL, encoded by the exons atgaaaaatccgcaattgctttttgggcaacccaataatatgttGGACGTCGCTGCATTGGCTGCTTTTACGATTTACAACGAAAtgaagcctataaaaaggagtgacAGACGGCGGTCGTTCTTGTTACTGCTAATGAAACAATTGGCCACACCAAATATCGAAGAACGTGCCCTGAACAACCATATAACCTCCTATCCAAGGATACGCAATGCGATGGAAGCATTCGATGTCAGG gtATTACCAAGACCGATGGAAGGCAATGTACCGTCGTTTGCGGCTAGGTCAAGTAGACCGTCATGTAGGCTTTGCCGTTCTGAGTACGGGCGGCAGCGGAAAACGCGGGCATACTGCTTCGGCTGCGGCAACGCTGTTTGCGGAGAACATAGCACACTTTAA
- the LOC106085791 gene encoding uncharacterized protein LOC106085791 — MGYSIQNTETGELCYVQTDADRVHEPSYDAETGEPISGELTVRYKKQKHFQIPKKLLRASPCEEFEKRMLGHTEDIYEEPKACISKKSAVSTIEATSRKSKSKLKKQSYNRDDFMNMEGVSNDIILGYNKSNYRMLLLPTLFCFNIYAALVIMIVETFFHFWAHFKNGINMNKDFYYRSPLHVITSQFCAKCRCESEMEVNIFRALNKQMRLARKSQTLKEVSKAIG; from the exons AATACGGAGACTGGCGAACTTTGCTATGTTCAAACGGATGCCGACAGAGTCCATGAGCCAAGCTATGACGCTGAAACGGGTGAACCCATTTCGGGTGAGTTAACAGTGCGTTACAAGAAACAGAAACACTTTCAAATACCTAAGAAACTTTTGAGAGCTTCGCCCTGTGAGGAATTCGAGAAGCGTATGCTGGGCCACACTGAGGATATCTATGAGGAACCCAAGGCTTGCATTAGCAAGAAATCAGCAGTATCTACTATTGAGGCAACAAGTCGAAAGTCGAAGTCCAAACTTAAGAAGCAGTCATACAATCGTGATGATTTCATGAATATGGAAGGTGTGTCTAAT GACATCATTTTGGGTTATAATAAATCCAATTATCGCATGTTATTGTTGCCCACCTTGTTCTGTTTCAATATTTATGCCGCTCTTGTCATTATGATTGTGGAGACGTTCTTTCATTTTTGGGCCCATTTCAAGAATGGCATTAACATGAACAAGGATTTTTACTATCGCAGTCCCTTGCATGTCATCACATCACAATTTTGTGCCAAGTGTCGCTGTGAATCGGAAATGGAGGTGAATATATTTCGAGCTTTGAACAAACAGATGAGGTTGGCTCGCAAATCACAAACCCTGAAGGAAGTCTCAAAGGCAATTGGATGA